The region GTGTTGAAGAGATTGTTGTTTGTACTCCAACTCCGAATAATGAAGTAAATGAGTTACTTCTTGCGGCATGTCACATTTGTAAAATAAATAAAGCTTATAAAGTTGGTGGAGCTAGTGCTATTGCAGCAATGGCTTATGGTACACAAACAATTCCTAAAGTTGATGTTATAACTGGTCCAGGAAATATCTTTGTTGCAACAGCAAAAAAACTAGTATTTGGTGAAGTAAATATTGATATGATTGCAGGACCTTCTGAAATAGGTATCTTAAGTGATAGTAGTGCTAAACCAAAATATTTGGCAATTGATCTTTTATCACAAGCAGAACACGATGAGATGGCAAGTTCAATTATGATTACTATTGATGAAGATGTTGCAAATAAAACATCAGATGAGGTTGAGAACTATTTAAAAAGTTTAAGTAGAGAAGCAATCGCTAGAAAATCTATTGAAGAAAGAGGTGCTATTATTATTGCACAAGATATGGATGAAGCCTTAGAATTAATGAACGAAATTGCTCCTGAACACTTAGAAGTAATGACAGTTAATCCATTTGAACTATTACCAAAAATAAAACATGCAGGAGCTATTTTCTTAGGTGAAAATACCCCTGAACCAATTGGAGATTATATAGCTGGACCAAATCATACATTACCAACTGGAAGTACAGCTAAGTTTTATAGCCCTTTAAATGTTGAAAACTTTTTAAAGAAAAGCTCAATTATAAACTTCTCTAAAAATGCAATTGATGAATTAGGAGAAGCTTGCGCACTTTTAGCTGATACTGAAGGTTTAACTGCCCATGCTGAATCTGTAAGAGTTAGATTAAAAGAGGATAAATAAGATGGCAAATAATTGGTTAATCGAAGATGAGGATGATTTATTTGTAGGTTCTGCCAAGTCAAAATATTTTGATATTGCAAATCAAGCTAATAAAGAGATTGTTGAAGATGAGTTTGATAAATTATTAGAAAAACTAGCAGTTATGGAGATATTATTATCAAAAGACAAAGATGAAGAGTTTGATGTAAATGAAATTATAAAACAATATGTTCTTCAAAATTTAGATGAAGTTGAACAGATGAAAAAAGGTTTATATGTTGAACTTGCTGGTGATATAGTTTGTAGATTAGATTCGTAAGGTTAAAAGTGGAAGAGTTACAAAAAGTAAAAGATAAAATAAAAGATTTTGTTAAAGAGTGTAATGACAAAAAAAGTTTAGAGTTGCTTGATTTATTAGCAACAGGTAAGATGTTAAGAAGTAAATTAATACTTAAAATTGCAGGTATTAATGAAGAATCAATAAAACTTTGTGCAATAGTAGAGATGATTCATGCAGCATCTTTATTGCATGATGATGTTATTGATGAAGCTGATACAAGAAGAGGAAAACCTTCTATAAATGCACTTTTTGATAATAAAACTTCTATTATGTTTGGAGATATTTTATATTCAAAAGCCTTTACTGAATTATCTCAAATGAACAGGGAAGTTGCTTATACTGTATCAAGTGCTGTTACACTTTTAAGTATAGGTGAGATGTTAGATGTTGATTTGACAAATGAGTTTAATACTTCTTATGACAAATATATAGATATGATTTATAAAAAAACTGCCTCATTAATAGAAGCATCAGCAAAATCAGCTGCAATATTAGCAAACAAAGATAAAGAAAAATTTGCATTATATGGTAAAAATCTTGGTTTAGCTTTCCAAATGATTGATGATATTTTAGATATTACACAAGATAGCCAAACCTTGGGAAAACCTGCAATGTTAGATTTTGTAGAGGGTAAAGTTACTATTCCATATCTTTTATTACACCAAAGAATTGAAGATAAAAATAGATTAGAGAGTCTTTATAAAAAAAGTTTAAGCCAAGAAGATACATTATGGATTAAACAACAAATGAATGATACAA is a window of Halarcobacter sp. DNA encoding:
- the hisD gene encoding histidinol dehydrogenase, whose amino-acid sequence is MKIINTKDASFSKEFENILSRAKTDIKGVSAIVTGIIDEIVQDGNEALKAHIEKFDKWEVKSDDELMISQEDMKKAYDNIDENLKKALHTAYDRIKTYHEKQLPKSWVDFEKNGTILGQKVTPVDRAGLYIPGGKAAYPSSLLMNAIPAIVAGVEEIVVCTPTPNNEVNELLLAACHICKINKAYKVGGASAIAAMAYGTQTIPKVDVITGPGNIFVATAKKLVFGEVNIDMIAGPSEIGILSDSSAKPKYLAIDLLSQAEHDEMASSIMITIDEDVANKTSDEVENYLKSLSREAIARKSIEERGAIIIAQDMDEALELMNEIAPEHLEVMTVNPFELLPKIKHAGAIFLGENTPEPIGDYIAGPNHTLPTGSTAKFYSPLNVENFLKKSSIINFSKNAIDELGEACALLADTEGLTAHAESVRVRLKEDK
- a CDS encoding DUF2018 family protein, whose protein sequence is MANNWLIEDEDDLFVGSAKSKYFDIANQANKEIVEDEFDKLLEKLAVMEILLSKDKDEEFDVNEIIKQYVLQNLDEVEQMKKGLYVELAGDIVCRLDS
- a CDS encoding polyprenyl synthetase family protein; amino-acid sequence: MEELQKVKDKIKDFVKECNDKKSLELLDLLATGKMLRSKLILKIAGINEESIKLCAIVEMIHAASLLHDDVIDEADTRRGKPSINALFDNKTSIMFGDILYSKAFTELSQMNREVAYTVSSAVTLLSIGEMLDVDLTNEFNTSYDKYIDMIYKKTASLIEASAKSAAILANKDKEKFALYGKNLGLAFQMIDDILDITQDSQTLGKPAMLDFVEGKVTIPYLLLHQRIEDKNRLESLYKKSLSQEDTLWIKQQMNDTKALEDSINEAKKLGLEAIEAVKSEDNESLIQIMSAMINREF